One Gaiella occulta genomic window carries:
- a CDS encoding ABC transporter ATP-binding protein, which translates to MSPPAQPSTLDLPAAGEPAVTMRAITKRFPGVVANDAVDFEARVGEVHALLGENGAGKSTLSNILTGLYRADEGELELYGRPVEFHSPRDALDAGVGMVHQHFRLVEPFTVAENVVLGDHRDVGRSFLIRPRLIEQRVAELGARYGLAVDPRARVWQLSVGEQQRIEVLKALYREARVLILDEPTAVLTPQEADALFVTLRAMAAEGRTVIFISHKLHEVTAVADRVTVLRGGRSIGTVETAEATSQSLASLMVGREVEVARRREGDGSIGAVVLELDGLTALGDRGVEALKSVSLSVRAGEVVAVAGVAGNGQRELAEAVTGMRPLVAGTVRVDGGALRPGDPRQAIRAGIAHVPEDRLNTGVAPSLSIAANVVLKSYRAGSDSRGPFLRLRRIRDRALDMIQRYDVKAPGPGTPARQLSGGNLQKVVLAREFSGQPRVLVAAAPTRGLDVGAIETVHAYLREAAAGGVAVLLISEDLDEVLTLSDRVAVMYEGEIVGEVDARSATVEEIGLLMAGVRSVT; encoded by the coding sequence ATGAGCCCTCCCGCACAGCCCTCGACGCTCGACCTGCCCGCCGCCGGCGAGCCCGCCGTGACGATGCGCGCGATCACGAAGCGCTTCCCGGGCGTGGTAGCCAACGACGCCGTCGACTTCGAGGCCCGTGTCGGCGAGGTGCATGCGCTCCTCGGCGAGAACGGCGCCGGCAAGAGCACGCTCTCCAACATCCTCACCGGCCTCTACCGCGCCGACGAGGGCGAGCTCGAGCTGTACGGCCGCCCGGTCGAGTTCCACTCGCCGCGCGACGCGCTCGACGCGGGCGTCGGGATGGTGCATCAGCACTTCCGCCTCGTCGAGCCCTTCACCGTCGCCGAGAACGTCGTCCTCGGCGACCACCGCGACGTCGGCCGCTCCTTCCTCATCCGTCCCAGGCTGATCGAGCAGCGCGTCGCCGAGCTCGGCGCGCGCTACGGGCTGGCCGTCGATCCGCGCGCGCGCGTCTGGCAGCTCTCGGTCGGCGAGCAGCAGCGCATCGAGGTGCTGAAGGCGCTGTACCGCGAGGCGCGCGTCCTGATCCTCGACGAGCCGACCGCCGTGTTGACGCCGCAGGAGGCCGACGCGCTCTTCGTGACGCTGCGGGCGATGGCGGCCGAGGGCAGGACGGTGATCTTCATCTCGCACAAGCTGCACGAGGTGACGGCGGTCGCGGACCGCGTCACCGTGCTCCGCGGCGGCCGCTCGATCGGCACCGTCGAGACGGCGGAGGCGACGTCGCAGTCGCTCGCGTCGCTGATGGTCGGGCGCGAGGTCGAGGTCGCGCGACGGCGCGAGGGCGACGGATCGATCGGCGCCGTCGTGCTCGAGCTCGACGGGCTGACCGCTCTCGGCGACCGCGGCGTCGAGGCGCTGAAGAGCGTCTCGCTGTCGGTGCGCGCCGGGGAGGTCGTCGCTGTCGCGGGCGTCGCCGGCAACGGCCAGCGTGAGCTCGCGGAGGCCGTCACCGGGATGCGGCCGCTCGTCGCGGGCACGGTGCGCGTCGACGGCGGCGCCTTGCGCCCGGGCGACCCGCGACAGGCGATCCGCGCCGGCATCGCCCATGTTCCCGAGGACAGGCTGAACACGGGTGTCGCGCCGAGCCTCAGCATCGCCGCGAACGTCGTGCTCAAGTCGTACCGGGCCGGCAGCGACTCGCGCGGCCCGTTCCTGCGGCTGCGCAGGATCCGCGATCGGGCGCTGGACATGATCCAGCGCTACGACGTGAAGGCACCGGGCCCCGGGACGCCCGCGCGGCAGCTCTCCGGCGGCAACCTGCAGAAGGTCGTGCTGGCGCGCGAGTTCTCGGGGCAGCCCCGGGTGCTCGTCGCGGCCGCCCCCACGCGCGGCCTCGACGTGGGCGCGATCGAGACCGTGCACGCATACCTGCGCGAGGCGGCCGCCGGCGGGGTCGCGGTGCTGCTGATCAGCGAGGATCTCGACGAGGTGCTGACGCTGTCCGACCGCGTCGCCGTCATGTACGAGGGAGAGATCGTCGGCGAGGTCGATGCGCGCAGCGCGACCGTCGAGGAGATCGGCCTGCTGATGGCGGGCGTTCGGAGCGTCACGTGA
- a CDS encoding ABC transporter permease: MTVPRLRIEKRLRQRRWLMVGVPLGSLVVAHIAIAILLAATGHPPLTTFRRLFDAAYLADGALASTLIAATPLAFTGLAAAVAFRMRLFNIGAEGQLYFGAIGAAGVALLLAGRSTPVIIVAMVAAGAALGAAWGAIPGLLRAFLRTNEIITSLMLNYVAALVLNYLIFDSLSYWRDTSATGQVFPQGKMLPDAASWPVSTIGSVAVPFGFPLAIAAAVVIWVLYARTRFGFEAQVIGDSPRAARYAGMRTRRKIVAIMCLSGGIAGIGGASQMGDFRHLLDARGLQQANYGYTGIVVAALARYNPFAVVLVAFLLGGLQNAGFTLQSAEFPSGLVGVMQGMILFAMLGGELLVHYRISVARGGRRGQPAAEVAG, from the coding sequence GTGACCGTGCCCCGGCTGCGGATCGAGAAGCGGCTGAGGCAGCGGCGCTGGCTGATGGTGGGGGTCCCGCTCGGCTCGCTCGTCGTCGCCCACATCGCGATCGCGATCCTGCTCGCCGCCACCGGGCACCCGCCGCTGACCACGTTTCGCAGGCTCTTCGACGCCGCATACCTCGCCGACGGCGCGCTCGCCAGCACCCTGATCGCTGCCACTCCGCTCGCCTTCACGGGGCTCGCCGCCGCCGTGGCCTTCCGCATGCGCCTCTTCAACATCGGTGCCGAGGGGCAGCTCTACTTCGGCGCGATCGGCGCCGCGGGCGTCGCGCTGCTGCTCGCAGGGCGGTCGACGCCCGTGATCATCGTGGCGATGGTGGCCGCCGGCGCGGCCCTCGGTGCCGCCTGGGGCGCGATCCCGGGGCTGCTGCGGGCGTTCCTGCGCACGAACGAGATCATCACCTCGCTGATGCTCAACTACGTCGCCGCGCTCGTCCTCAACTACCTCATCTTCGACAGCCTCTCGTACTGGCGCGACACGTCCGCGACGGGACAGGTGTTCCCGCAGGGGAAGATGCTGCCGGACGCGGCGTCCTGGCCCGTCTCGACGATCGGGTCGGTCGCTGTCCCCTTCGGCTTCCCGCTCGCGATCGCCGCCGCGGTCGTGATCTGGGTGCTGTACGCGCGCACGCGGTTCGGCTTCGAGGCGCAGGTGATCGGCGACTCCCCGCGCGCCGCGCGCTACGCCGGCATGCGCACCCGTCGCAAGATCGTGGCGATCATGTGCCTGTCCGGGGGGATCGCCGGGATCGGCGGAGCGAGCCAGATGGGCGACTTCCGCCACCTGCTCGACGCGCGCGGCCTGCAACAGGCGAACTACGGCTACACCGGCATCGTCGTGGCGGCGCTCGCGCGCTACAACCCGTTCGCCGTCGTCCTCGTCGCGTTCCTCCTCGGCGGGCTGCAGAACGCCGGGTTCACCTTGCAGAGCGCCGAGTTCCCCTCCGGCCTCGTCGGGGTCATGCAGGGGATGATCCTGTTCGCGATGCTCGGCGGTGAGCTGCTCGTCCACTACCGCATCAGCGTCGCGCGCGGCGGCCGGCGGGGTCAGCCCGCCGCCGAGGTGGCCGGATGA
- the allB gene encoding allantoinase AllB, protein MSAFDLLVRGGHVVTATGVARVDVAVLDGIVVEIGPELPGTAGEEVDAAGLHVLPGLVDPHVHLNDPGRRDWEGFASGTAAFAVGGGTCLFDMPLNAHPPTLDGASFDRKLEAAAGAAHVDFCLWGGLVPGDLDRLDDLAERGAVGFKAFMCASGIDDFEAADDLTLLEGMRRAAALGLPVAVHAENDAITRGLAARAVAAGRTAVADYLGSRPAVAEIEAVARAVALAGEAGCSLHIVHVSTGAAAAVVAEARARGVDVTCETCPHYLALTAEDAERLGAVAKCAPPLRPATEQEALWRRVLDGDVAIVASDHSPAPPALKRGEDAFSVWGGISGCQTTLRVVLAESEARGLTLPRVASLTAASAAERFGIAGKGVVAVGRDADLALVDVAYEAALGAGELLYRHPHSPFVGRRLRGRVVRTILRGQTAAAEGRAVGAPRGRLVRPERRPAPGHGLPAALRPDRMAMVETGQGQVAPRLARDEEEIR, encoded by the coding sequence ATGAGCGCTTTCGACCTCCTCGTGCGCGGCGGCCACGTCGTCACGGCGACCGGAGTCGCGCGGGTCGACGTCGCCGTGCTCGACGGCATCGTGGTGGAGATCGGGCCCGAGCTCCCCGGTACGGCCGGCGAAGAGGTCGACGCGGCGGGCCTCCACGTGCTCCCCGGGCTCGTCGACCCGCACGTGCACCTCAACGACCCCGGCCGCCGCGACTGGGAAGGGTTCGCCTCCGGGACGGCGGCATTCGCGGTGGGCGGCGGCACCTGCCTGTTCGACATGCCCCTCAACGCGCACCCTCCGACGCTCGACGGCGCGTCGTTCGACCGCAAGCTCGAGGCGGCGGCCGGGGCCGCGCACGTCGATTTCTGCCTCTGGGGCGGGCTCGTGCCCGGAGACCTCGACCGCCTCGACGACCTCGCCGAGCGAGGGGCGGTCGGGTTCAAGGCGTTCATGTGCGCGAGCGGGATCGACGACTTCGAGGCCGCCGACGACCTCACCCTGCTCGAGGGCATGCGGCGCGCGGCAGCGCTCGGGCTGCCGGTTGCGGTGCACGCCGAGAACGACGCGATCACGCGCGGTCTGGCCGCGCGCGCGGTCGCGGCCGGCCGCACCGCGGTCGCCGACTACCTCGGCTCGCGGCCTGCCGTGGCCGAGATCGAGGCCGTCGCCCGGGCGGTCGCGCTCGCCGGGGAAGCGGGCTGCTCCCTGCACATCGTGCACGTGAGCACGGGCGCGGCGGCCGCCGTCGTGGCGGAGGCCAGGGCACGGGGCGTCGACGTGACGTGTGAGACGTGCCCCCACTACCTCGCGCTGACCGCCGAGGACGCCGAGCGGCTCGGCGCCGTCGCGAAGTGCGCTCCGCCCCTGCGTCCCGCGACGGAGCAGGAGGCGCTCTGGCGACGGGTGCTCGACGGCGACGTCGCCATCGTCGCCTCGGACCATTCGCCGGCGCCGCCCGCGCTGAAGCGGGGAGAGGACGCATTCTCCGTCTGGGGCGGCATCTCCGGCTGCCAGACCACGCTGCGCGTCGTGCTCGCGGAGTCGGAGGCGCGCGGGCTGACGCTGCCGCGGGTCGCCTCGCTCACCGCCGCGTCGGCGGCCGAGCGCTTCGGCATCGCGGGCAAGGGCGTGGTCGCGGTCGGACGCGACGCCGACCTCGCCCTCGTCGACGTCGCATACGAGGCGGCGCTCGGCGCCGGCGAGCTGCTGTACCGGCACCCGCACAGCCCGTTCGTCGGCCGGCGGCTGCGCGGCCGTGTCGTGCGCACGATCCTGCGCGGGCAGACGGCGGCGGCGGAGGGAAGGGCGGTCGGCGCGCCCCGCGGGCGGCTCGTCCGCCCGGAGCGGAGGCCGGCACCGGGTCACGGTTTGCCAGCAGCCCTCCGGCCCGACAGGATGGCCATGGTAGAGACAGGACAGGGGCAGGTCGCGCCGCGGCTCGCCCGAGACGAGGAGGAGATCAGATGA
- a CDS encoding IclR family transcriptional regulator — protein sequence MQSVARSFDLLEALAGPGELGLVELAGRAGLQPSTAHRLLATLTERGYTLQSAESGRYLLGYKLLELASFVNARTTYLRALARPYLASVQRITGETATLSVLELPNVVFLDQVEGTRSVRMFTQVGLGVPAHTSASGKAILAFQQPAALDAICDGGLARITARTIATRAELEAELARIRRRGYAIDNEEHEEGVSCVAAPIFGFEGDVRAAISVSAPTQRVHSADTAELGELLAGRAAEISRALGHKPDGGG from the coding sequence GTGCAGTCGGTCGCACGCAGCTTCGACCTGCTCGAGGCGCTCGCCGGACCGGGCGAGCTCGGCCTCGTCGAGCTCGCCGGGCGCGCCGGGCTGCAGCCGAGCACCGCGCATCGCCTGCTCGCGACGCTCACCGAACGCGGCTACACCCTTCAGAGCGCGGAGAGCGGGCGCTACCTGCTCGGCTACAAGCTGCTCGAGCTCGCGAGCTTCGTCAACGCCCGCACGACCTACCTGCGCGCGCTCGCGCGACCCTATCTGGCGAGCGTGCAGCGCATCACGGGCGAGACGGCGACCCTCTCGGTGCTCGAGCTGCCGAACGTCGTCTTCCTCGACCAGGTGGAGGGCACGCGCAGCGTCCGCATGTTCACGCAGGTCGGCCTCGGCGTCCCCGCCCACACGAGCGCGTCGGGCAAGGCCATCCTGGCGTTCCAGCAGCCCGCGGCACTCGACGCGATCTGCGACGGCGGCCTCGCGCGCATCACCGCCCGGACGATCGCCACGCGAGCCGAGCTCGAGGCGGAGCTCGCCCGCATCCGGCGCCGCGGCTACGCGATCGACAACGAGGAGCACGAGGAGGGCGTCAGCTGCGTCGCCGCGCCGATCTTCGGCTTCGAGGGAGACGTCCGCGCGGCGATCAGCGTGTCGGCACCGACGCAACGCGTGCACAGCGCCGACACGGCCGAGCTGGGCGAGCTCCTCGCCGGACGGGCCGCCGAGATCTCCCGCGCGCTCGGGCACAAGCCGGACGGCGGCGGCTAG
- a CDS encoding BMP family ABC transporter substrate-binding protein translates to MSRRRLGPGIAFVVLALAALAIVATSSAARQAKTAPIKAAWIYVGPHNDGGWSQAHDRGRLYVQKKLGANVITTFKENVPEGPQVAQVIDSLVRDGNKIIFATSFGFQDAMAAAAKKYPDVYFEQATGFKTSKNLAEYFGAGEDSIYLSGIAAGAATKNGVIGYVVPFPIPEVIRHANAFALGAQLTRPGAKIKLVWTKSWFDPAKEKKAAESLVAAGADVIGQNVDSPAAGQYAQSKGIPWVGYDNNARKFAPTSWLTAAVYDWGPYYLKRVKAAANGTWKTGSYYGNMADGFTGLAPYGPKVSAKTKALIAKKKAEIVSGTFYEFQGPLYDQSGKLRVPKGKRMTLPQILSMNWLVKGIEGSPKG, encoded by the coding sequence ATGAGTAGACGCAGGCTGGGGCCCGGTATCGCCTTCGTCGTGCTGGCGCTGGCGGCGCTCGCCATCGTGGCGACGAGCTCGGCGGCACGTCAGGCCAAGACGGCACCCATCAAGGCGGCGTGGATCTACGTCGGGCCGCACAACGACGGCGGCTGGTCGCAGGCGCACGACAGGGGCCGCCTGTACGTGCAGAAGAAGCTCGGCGCGAACGTGATCACGACGTTCAAGGAGAACGTGCCCGAGGGCCCGCAGGTGGCGCAGGTGATCGACAGCCTCGTGCGGGACGGCAACAAGATCATCTTCGCCACGTCGTTCGGGTTCCAGGACGCGATGGCGGCGGCGGCGAAGAAGTACCCGGACGTCTACTTCGAGCAGGCGACCGGCTTCAAGACGAGCAAGAACCTGGCCGAGTACTTCGGCGCCGGCGAGGACTCGATCTACCTCTCGGGCATTGCCGCCGGCGCCGCCACCAAGAACGGCGTGATCGGCTACGTCGTCCCGTTCCCGATCCCCGAGGTGATCCGGCACGCCAACGCCTTCGCGCTCGGGGCTCAGCTCACGCGCCCGGGAGCGAAGATCAAGCTGGTGTGGACGAAGTCGTGGTTCGATCCCGCAAAGGAGAAGAAGGCCGCCGAGAGTCTCGTCGCCGCAGGCGCCGACGTGATCGGACAGAACGTCGACAGCCCGGCCGCAGGGCAGTACGCGCAGTCGAAGGGGATTCCGTGGGTCGGGTACGACAACAACGCGCGCAAGTTCGCGCCGACGTCGTGGCTGACCGCAGCCGTCTACGACTGGGGTCCGTACTACCTGAAGCGCGTCAAGGCGGCCGCGAACGGCACGTGGAAGACCGGGAGCTACTACGGCAACATGGCCGACGGCTTCACGGGCCTGGCACCGTACGGGCCGAAGGTGTCCGCGAAGACGAAGGCCCTGATCGCGAAGAAGAAGGCCGAGATCGTCTCCGGCACGTTCTACGAGTTCCAGGGGCCGCTCTACGACCAGAGCGGGAAGCTGCGCGTCCCCAAGGGAAAGCGGATGACGCTCCCGCAGATCCTGTCCATGAACTGGCTCGTCAAGGGCATCGAAGGGAGCCCGAAGGGCTGA
- a CDS encoding glycerate kinase, whose product MSTMLFRIVEVTLEAAATSGTVRFVSATLPVALCAPDKLRGSLTAAAAAAAMASGLRDAGFEPVELPLADGGEGTLEALLAACGGERRETTVTGPDGGEVAAAWGLLEDGTAVVELAQASGLALVEGANDPVTATTRGTGELIAAAARAGAARVVLGIGGSATVDGGLGALEALGWTLPVPVTVACDVETGFVEAAEVFAPQKGATADEVAFLKRRLHDLALRYRRQTGIDVRALAGAGAAGGIAGGLAAFGARLRPGFDVVAEACRFHEHLAAATLVLTGEGRLDRTSLAGKVVGRVLTAAAETETRAGVIVGAVADGLGPLPGAPPVIALTRVAASVDEAFRNAAELVRAAAARIGRGC is encoded by the coding sequence ATGTCAACAATGCTGTTCCGTATCGTGGAAGTGACGCTCGAGGCGGCGGCGACGTCTGGCACAGTGCGCTTCGTGTCCGCCACCCTCCCCGTGGCGCTCTGCGCGCCGGACAAGCTGCGCGGCAGCCTGACCGCGGCGGCGGCCGCAGCGGCAATGGCCTCCGGCCTCCGCGATGCGGGGTTCGAGCCCGTCGAGCTACCGCTCGCGGACGGTGGCGAGGGCACGCTCGAGGCGCTCCTTGCGGCCTGCGGTGGCGAGCGCAGGGAGACGACCGTGACCGGCCCCGACGGCGGGGAGGTCGCCGCCGCGTGGGGTCTGCTCGAGGACGGCACCGCCGTCGTCGAGCTGGCGCAGGCGAGCGGGCTCGCGCTCGTCGAGGGGGCCAACGATCCCGTCACGGCGACGACGCGTGGGACGGGCGAGCTCATCGCGGCGGCCGCGCGCGCGGGTGCGGCCCGCGTCGTGCTCGGCATCGGCGGCTCGGCCACGGTCGACGGCGGCCTCGGCGCGCTCGAGGCGCTCGGCTGGACGCTCCCCGTTCCCGTCACGGTCGCGTGCGACGTCGAGACGGGCTTCGTCGAGGCGGCAGAGGTGTTCGCGCCGCAGAAGGGCGCGACCGCGGACGAGGTCGCCTTCCTGAAGCGCCGCTTGCACGATCTCGCGCTGCGCTATCGCCGCCAGACCGGGATCGACGTACGGGCGCTCGCCGGCGCGGGTGCCGCGGGGGGCATCGCCGGCGGGCTCGCCGCGTTCGGCGCGCGGCTGCGGCCCGGCTTCGACGTCGTCGCAGAGGCATGCCGCTTCCACGAGCACCTCGCCGCCGCGACGCTCGTGCTGACGGGCGAAGGGCGCCTCGACCGCACGAGTCTCGCCGGCAAGGTCGTCGGACGCGTGCTGACGGCGGCCGCCGAGACGGAAACGCGGGCAGGTGTCATCGTCGGCGCCGTCGCCGACGGGCTCGGGCCGCTGCCGGGCGCCCCGCCCGTGATCGCGCTGACCCGGGTCGCCGCGTCGGTCGACGAAGCGTTCCGCAACGCGGCGGAGCTCGTGCGGGCAGCCGCCGCCCGCATCGGCCGGGGCTGCTAG
- a CDS encoding 2-hydroxy-3-oxopropionate reductase gives MSERIGFVGLGVMGRPMAMNLLRAGRTVVAHTRDAVALAEVGAAGAEVAGDPRDAAARSDVVVTMLPNGEIVEDVVAGPRGILAGTRPGQLVIDMSTIDPGVSRRLATLAAKRDVRMLDAPVSGGDVGAQQGTLSIMVGGDAADVERARPIFEILGKTVVHVGPHGAGQVVKACNQVVVGITFAAVAEALVLGSKSGVAPELILDVLSGGLAANRVMEVRRRNFLEHDFTPGFRVDLHHKDLGIALRAGGAEGVSMPLTALVQQQLNALRAGGGGDLDHSSLLTVVETLSSHRIGPKGGV, from the coding sequence GTGAGCGAGCGCATCGGCTTCGTCGGGCTCGGCGTGATGGGAAGACCGATGGCCATGAACCTGCTGCGGGCAGGGCGCACCGTCGTCGCCCACACGCGCGACGCGGTCGCGCTCGCCGAGGTCGGGGCCGCCGGCGCCGAGGTCGCGGGCGACCCGCGCGACGCGGCCGCGCGAAGCGACGTCGTCGTGACGATGCTGCCGAACGGCGAGATCGTGGAGGACGTCGTCGCGGGCCCCCGCGGCATCCTCGCCGGAACGCGCCCGGGGCAGCTCGTGATCGACATGAGCACGATCGACCCCGGCGTGTCGCGGCGGCTCGCGACGCTCGCCGCGAAGCGGGACGTGCGGATGCTCGACGCGCCCGTCTCGGGCGGCGACGTCGGCGCGCAGCAGGGCACCCTCTCGATCATGGTGGGCGGCGACGCCGCCGACGTCGAGCGGGCGCGGCCGATCTTCGAGATCCTCGGCAAGACGGTCGTCCACGTCGGGCCGCACGGCGCCGGCCAGGTCGTGAAGGCGTGCAACCAGGTCGTCGTCGGGATCACGTTCGCCGCCGTCGCCGAGGCGCTCGTGCTCGGGTCGAAGTCGGGCGTCGCGCCGGAGCTGATCCTCGACGTGCTCTCGGGCGGCCTCGCCGCGAACCGCGTCATGGAGGTGCGCAGGCGCAACTTCCTCGAGCACGACTTCACTCCCGGCTTCAGGGTCGACCTGCACCACAAGGACCTGGGCATCGCCCTTCGCGCCGGCGGCGCGGAGGGCGTGTCGATGCCGCTCACCGCGCTCGTGCAGCAGCAGCTCAACGCGCTGCGGGCAGGCGGTGGCGGCGACCTCGACCACTCCTCTCTGCTGACCGTGGTCGAGACCCTGTCGAGCCATCGCATCGGCCCGAAGGGCGGTGTCTGA
- the gcl gene encoding glyoxylate carboligase, translating into MPRMNAMDAVVRVLEDEGVRYAFGIPGAAILPLYQALSTSQRIEHIVVRHEEGGTHAADGWARITGEPGICIGTSGPAGTNMITGLYTALADSIPIICITGQAATGVLHRESFQAVDIVEIARPVTKWAVQVRETAQLPWVFRQAFRVARQGRPGPVLIDLPIDVQQGPEIEYDPLVDGRLPFDRPAPNGEAVAAAVAMLLSAERPLILAGGGVVIADAAEQLRELAEYAQVPVTPTLMGKGAIPEDHPLYAGMVGIQTTHRFANQLFLESDVVLAIGARFGDRHTGELHTYRGDRKFIHIDVDPLQIGRVFAPDLGIVADAKLALAALAQRARRVTPPRDAGDWVERVGRLRATMTRRTDFDDVPIKPPRVYRELNAFFGPDTIFVTAIGLYQIWSGQFQTTQRPRHYLCCGQAGPLGWEVPACIGAKLARPEQTVVGVVGDYSFQFLMEEVAVAVQHRLPFVLVMVNNAYLGLIRQAQIAYEMNFEVDIEYEGRGGHPGVDHVAVMEAMGAVGRRVTHPGEIAGALAWAVETSERRRVPALVEIMVEREANAAMGPALDRIREWEPLDDEPVSAGGSRGGQIASPPHALASST; encoded by the coding sequence ATGCCGCGGATGAACGCGATGGACGCCGTCGTCAGGGTGCTCGAGGACGAGGGCGTGCGATACGCCTTCGGCATCCCGGGCGCCGCGATCCTGCCCCTCTACCAGGCGCTGAGCACGTCGCAGCGGATCGAGCACATCGTCGTACGTCACGAGGAGGGCGGCACGCACGCCGCCGACGGCTGGGCGCGCATCACCGGCGAGCCGGGCATCTGCATCGGCACGTCGGGGCCCGCCGGCACGAACATGATCACGGGCCTGTACACGGCGCTCGCCGACTCGATCCCGATCATCTGCATCACGGGGCAGGCAGCGACGGGCGTGCTGCACAGGGAGTCGTTCCAGGCAGTCGACATCGTCGAGATCGCGCGGCCCGTGACCAAGTGGGCCGTGCAGGTGAGGGAGACGGCGCAGCTGCCCTGGGTGTTCCGGCAGGCGTTCCGCGTCGCGCGCCAGGGCCGGCCCGGCCCCGTGCTGATCGACCTCCCGATCGACGTCCAGCAGGGCCCCGAGATCGAGTACGACCCGCTCGTGGACGGCAGGCTGCCGTTCGACCGCCCGGCGCCGAACGGGGAGGCCGTCGCGGCGGCGGTCGCGATGCTGCTGTCGGCGGAGCGGCCGCTGATCCTCGCCGGCGGCGGCGTCGTGATCGCCGACGCGGCCGAGCAGCTGCGCGAGCTGGCCGAGTACGCGCAGGTGCCGGTGACGCCGACGCTGATGGGCAAGGGGGCGATCCCGGAGGATCACCCGCTGTACGCCGGCATGGTCGGGATCCAGACCACGCATCGCTTCGCGAACCAGCTCTTCCTGGAGAGCGACGTCGTGCTCGCGATCGGCGCGCGCTTCGGCGACCGGCACACCGGCGAGCTCCACACCTATCGCGGCGACCGGAAGTTCATCCACATCGACGTCGATCCGCTGCAGATCGGCCGCGTCTTCGCGCCCGACCTCGGCATCGTCGCGGACGCGAAGCTGGCGCTCGCGGCGCTCGCGCAGCGGGCACGGCGGGTGACGCCGCCGCGCGATGCGGGAGACTGGGTCGAGCGCGTCGGGCGGCTGCGCGCCACGATGACGCGCCGCACCGACTTCGACGACGTGCCGATCAAGCCGCCGCGCGTGTACCGGGAGCTGAACGCATTCTTCGGCCCGGACACGATCTTCGTGACGGCGATCGGGCTCTACCAGATCTGGAGCGGCCAGTTCCAGACGACGCAGCGGCCGCGCCACTACCTCTGCTGCGGCCAGGCGGGGCCGCTCGGCTGGGAGGTGCCCGCCTGCATCGGCGCGAAGCTCGCGCGCCCAGAGCAGACGGTCGTCGGCGTCGTCGGGGACTACAGCTTCCAGTTCCTGATGGAGGAGGTCGCGGTCGCGGTGCAGCACCGGCTGCCGTTCGTGCTCGTGATGGTCAACAACGCCTACCTGGGCCTGATCCGGCAGGCGCAGATCGCCTACGAGATGAACTTCGAGGTCGACATCGAGTACGAGGGTCGCGGCGGACACCCCGGCGTCGACCATGTCGCGGTGATGGAGGCGATGGGTGCGGTGGGCCGGCGGGTGACGCACCCCGGCGAGATCGCCGGCGCGCTCGCATGGGCCGTCGAGACGAGCGAGAGACGCAGGGTGCCGGCGCTCGTCGAGATCATGGTCGAGCGCGAGGCGAACGCCGCGATGGGACCTGCGCTCGACCGCATCCGTGAATGGGAGCCGCTCGACGACGAGCCCGTCTCGGCGGGCGGGTCACGCGGCGGGCAGATCGCTTCTCCGCCCCACGCGCTCGCATCTTCCACCTGA
- a CDS encoding hydroxypyruvate isomerase family protein, with translation MLFADAPFLDRFARAAACGFDAVEFWWPASDSLAGVEDAVRDAGVEVALLNFDAGDMPAGDRGLLNDPARRQEFRDNVPVALELARRIGCTRLNALVGVEVPDLGRAEQLELARENVAWAADQAAAIGADVLIEAINTIENGPYLLSRTDAAADFARSVGRANVRLLYDVYHMQRMEGNLAATIAEHLPDIAHIQIADSPGRGEPGTGEIDFGFLLARIEELGYDGWVGLEYRPSHGSTEESLDWLPLEGRGAARADGRP, from the coding sequence CTGCTCTTCGCCGACGCCCCGTTCCTCGACCGCTTCGCGCGGGCCGCCGCATGCGGGTTCGACGCGGTCGAGTTCTGGTGGCCCGCAAGCGACTCGCTCGCGGGCGTCGAGGACGCCGTCCGCGACGCCGGGGTCGAGGTCGCGCTGCTCAACTTCGACGCCGGCGACATGCCCGCGGGCGACCGCGGCCTCCTCAACGACCCCGCCCGTCGACAGGAGTTCCGCGACAACGTCCCCGTCGCTCTCGAGCTGGCACGGCGCATCGGCTGTACGCGGCTCAACGCCCTCGTCGGCGTCGAGGTGCCCGATCTCGGGCGCGCCGAGCAGCTCGAGCTCGCGCGCGAGAACGTCGCCTGGGCGGCCGACCAGGCCGCCGCGATCGGCGCCGACGTCCTGATCGAAGCGATCAACACGATCGAGAACGGGCCGTACCTGCTCTCGCGCACCGACGCCGCGGCGGACTTCGCGCGCTCGGTCGGGCGCGCGAACGTCCGGCTGCTCTACGACGTCTACCACATGCAGCGCATGGAAGGGAACCTCGCGGCGACCATCGCCGAGCACCTTCCCGACATCGCCCACATCCAGATCGCCGACTCGCCGGGTCGCGGCGAGCCGGGCACGGGTGAGATCGACTTCGGCTTCCTCCTCGCGAGGATCGAGGAGCTCGGCTACGACGGCTGGGTCGGCCTCGAGTACCGGCCGTCCCACGGCTCGACCGAGGAGAGCCTCGACTGGCTCCCGCTCGAGGGGCGCGGCGCGGCGCGAGCGGACGGCCGGCCGTGA